From a single Actinomyces viscosus genomic region:
- a CDS encoding molybdopterin molybdotransferase MoeA, with protein MRTVAEHLAACLEIAQAAAPLDVVLPDAVGCVLAQDVAAGIDLPAVDLAGQDGYAVIAKDVAEAAQNSPLVLDVVDAVRAGDMRPCHLVPGAAVLIDSGAPLPLGADAVIPWTDTDRGESRVSVYRAVAAGANVRRRAEDVSSGTTVLKRGSRVSARQVALLAGLGLHRVRVHPAPRVVVVSIGDELVEPGHSREAGDVFDANGHALACAVTDAGGQAFRVAAVPDELRALADAIEDQLVRADVLITTGGLSVGQGDTVKEVLAPLGSVRFDAVAMSPGRQLGVGTVEGTPIFCLPGDPVSAQIAFETFVRPVLRQIAGRTSLHRSSLPATISEGWHSPVGKREFVPVHVSGSPTRGYRAEPTTPPGTVRLHGLSEANAIAVVPEDTSTVVAGDTLHCLLLDA; from the coding sequence ATGAGAACAGTGGCCGAACACCTGGCCGCCTGCCTGGAGATCGCCCAGGCGGCCGCGCCCCTCGACGTGGTCCTTCCCGACGCCGTCGGATGCGTCCTGGCCCAGGACGTCGCCGCCGGAATCGACCTGCCCGCCGTGGACCTGGCCGGCCAGGACGGCTACGCCGTCATCGCCAAGGACGTCGCCGAAGCCGCTCAGAACAGCCCGCTCGTGCTCGACGTCGTCGACGCGGTACGTGCCGGGGACATGCGCCCCTGCCACCTCGTGCCCGGGGCCGCTGTCCTCATCGACTCCGGCGCCCCCCTGCCGCTGGGAGCCGACGCCGTCATCCCCTGGACTGACACCGACCGCGGCGAGTCCCGCGTCAGCGTCTACCGCGCCGTCGCAGCCGGAGCCAATGTGCGCCGGCGCGCCGAGGACGTGAGCTCCGGAACCACGGTCCTCAAGCGGGGCTCGCGCGTCAGCGCCCGCCAGGTCGCGCTCCTGGCCGGCCTCGGGCTGCACCGGGTGCGCGTCCATCCCGCCCCGCGCGTCGTCGTGGTCTCCATCGGCGACGAGCTGGTCGAGCCCGGCCACTCCCGCGAGGCCGGCGACGTCTTCGACGCCAACGGCCACGCCCTGGCCTGCGCGGTCACCGACGCCGGCGGGCAGGCCTTCCGCGTGGCCGCCGTCCCCGACGAGCTGCGCGCTCTGGCCGATGCCATCGAGGACCAGCTCGTGCGCGCCGACGTCCTCATCACCACCGGGGGCCTGAGCGTCGGCCAGGGCGACACGGTCAAGGAGGTCCTGGCCCCCCTGGGCTCGGTGCGGTTCGACGCCGTCGCCATGTCGCCGGGCCGCCAGCTCGGCGTGGGAACGGTCGAGGGCACCCCGATCTTCTGCCTGCCCGGCGACCCGGTCAGCGCCCAGATCGCCTTCGAGACCTTCGTGCGCCCGGTCCTGCGCCAGATTGCCGGGCGCACCTCCCTGCACCGCTCCAGCCTGCCCGCCACCATCTCCGAGGGCTGGCACTCACCGGTGGGCAAGCGCGAGTTCGTCCCCGTGCACGTCAGCGGCTCACCGACCCGCGGCTACCGGGCCGAGCCGACGACGCCACCCGGCACCGTCCGGCTGCACGGCCTGTCCGAGGCCAACGCCATCGCCGTCGTCCCCGAGGACACGAGCACCGTGGTGGCCGGCGACACCCTCCACTGCCTCCTGCTGGACGCCTGA
- a CDS encoding GNAT family N-acetyltransferase — protein MPGVPAPHQEPRDDAERRPSGAGARGVRGGGLRRAVAGLLLGAGSSERFAWPVRLEPEPVRQGRDPGSPAGPGRPSVVVRELRADDEGAWRALRLAENDRLSPWEATLPVGGGETLSAFPDFVRRQTRRARLGEAMPFVVEVDGAFAGQVAVDPITWGATRSAQVGYWIGAAWQGRGLMRLSVAMVLDHLLGPVGLHRVEINVRPDNERSLALCRGLGLREEGLRRGYMHINGAWADHVSFAALAEETRGPDGVGFQRRLTRG, from the coding sequence ATGCCAGGCGTCCCGGCCCCGCACCAGGAACCCCGCGATGACGCCGAGCGGAGGCCCTCAGGAGCCGGGGCGCGGGGCGTCCGCGGCGGGGGACTGCGACGGGCGGTGGCCGGTCTGCTCCTCGGGGCGGGCTCGTCCGAGCGCTTCGCCTGGCCGGTGCGCCTTGAGCCCGAACCGGTCAGGCAGGGCCGGGACCCCGGCTCGCCGGCAGGTCCCGGTCGCCCGTCCGTCGTCGTGCGCGAGCTGCGGGCCGATGACGAGGGGGCCTGGAGAGCGCTGCGGCTGGCGGAGAATGACCGGCTCTCCCCCTGGGAGGCCACCCTGCCGGTAGGCGGCGGGGAGACCCTGAGCGCCTTTCCCGACTTCGTGCGCCGCCAGACGCGCCGGGCCAGGTTGGGGGAGGCGATGCCCTTCGTCGTCGAGGTCGACGGCGCCTTCGCCGGCCAGGTCGCCGTCGACCCGATCACCTGGGGCGCCACGCGCAGCGCCCAGGTGGGCTACTGGATCGGAGCTGCGTGGCAGGGGCGGGGCCTCATGCGTCTGTCGGTGGCCATGGTTCTCGACCACCTCCTCGGGCCGGTCGGGCTGCACCGTGTGGAGATCAACGTGCGCCCCGACAATGAGCGGAGCCTGGCGCTGTGCCGTGGGCTCGGGCTGCGCGAGGAGGGGCTGCGCCGCGGCTACATGCACATCAACGGCGCCTGGGCCGACCACGTCTCCTTCGCCGCCCTCGCCGAGGAGACCCGCGGACCCGACGGCGTCGGCTTCCAGCGTCGGCTCACCCGAGGATGA
- a CDS encoding zinc-binding dehydrogenase translates to MAVVDLAARGETMLPVSESFALADAAGAHRTVESGHGAGKVVLLP, encoded by the coding sequence ATCGCCGTCGTCGACCTGGCTGCGAGAGGGGAGACGATGCTTCCCGTCTCTGAGAGCTTCGCGCTCGCCGACGCCGCTGGCGCCCACCGTACTGTCGAGTCCGGCCACGGCGCCGGCAAGGTCGTCCTGCTCCCGTGA
- a CDS encoding polysaccharide deacetylase family protein, translated as MGRRSFLMGGLAWTASATFLPRSIQPIAHASPAPAAAPPMWQPQTVLSDMQDPRAWVLSSDDGSIRPDTSTYSHGSQSLEITTTGDPDRPTSADLALVGVNMTDCQWDLWLRAEDYRQIGSILLELGGDGEDCLRLDVAPDMRTLRTGTWCRVTVNRAAARSVVGSPPLERVTRVRLKVVPESDSSSSRLWLGYLATLPSADSGIVSISFDDGYDSDYDTARGIMQGYGIPAATSYVIADKVGLPGRMSADQLAEMREVHGWDIAAHASTDLTTLDEAGMRKEFETIRSFLLEHGYPEGAAHFALPMGRYNDLVLRTSQSYFDSLRTIDVAPETLAPGDPFRLRVFYCGAYTTEEQVERTLAKCREHRCWTHMVFHRVDKEPDDAPESVKAASFKRFMKQVADSGLPVKTVPEVMRSQAPAPAPG; from the coding sequence ATGGGCCGCCGTAGTTTCCTGATGGGCGGTCTCGCCTGGACCGCGTCGGCTACCTTCCTGCCCAGGAGTATCCAGCCGATAGCCCACGCCTCCCCGGCTCCGGCCGCCGCCCCTCCCATGTGGCAGCCGCAGACGGTGCTCTCCGACATGCAGGACCCGCGCGCCTGGGTCCTCTCCTCCGACGACGGCTCCATACGGCCCGACACCTCCACCTACTCCCACGGGAGCCAGTCGCTGGAGATCACCACCACCGGCGATCCCGACCGGCCCACCAGCGCCGACCTCGCCCTGGTGGGTGTCAACATGACCGACTGCCAGTGGGACCTGTGGCTTCGCGCTGAGGACTACCGGCAGATCGGAAGCATCCTGCTCGAGCTCGGCGGCGACGGAGAGGACTGCCTGCGCCTCGATGTCGCTCCCGACATGCGCACGCTGCGCACCGGGACCTGGTGCCGGGTCACCGTCAACCGCGCTGCGGCGCGCTCCGTCGTCGGCAGCCCACCGTTGGAGCGGGTGACGAGGGTGAGGCTGAAGGTCGTCCCCGAATCCGACTCCTCCTCGAGCCGGCTGTGGCTCGGCTACCTGGCGACCCTGCCCTCGGCCGACAGCGGTATCGTCTCCATCTCCTTCGACGACGGCTACGACAGCGACTACGACACGGCCCGGGGCATCATGCAGGGGTACGGTATCCCGGCGGCAACCTCCTACGTCATCGCCGACAAGGTCGGGCTGCCGGGCCGTATGAGCGCCGACCAGCTCGCTGAGATGCGAGAGGTTCACGGCTGGGACATTGCCGCCCACGCCTCCACCGACCTCACCACGCTCGACGAGGCGGGGATGCGCAAGGAGTTCGAGACGATCAGGTCCTTCCTCCTTGAACACGGATACCCCGAGGGTGCTGCCCACTTCGCCCTGCCCATGGGGCGGTACAACGACCTCGTGCTGCGCACCTCCCAGAGCTACTTCGACTCGCTGCGCACCATCGACGTCGCCCCGGAGACCCTCGCGCCGGGGGACCCGTTCCGGCTGCGCGTCTTCTACTGCGGCGCCTACACCACCGAGGAACAGGTGGAACGGACCCTGGCCAAGTGCCGGGAGCACCGCTGCTGGACCCACATGGTCTTCCATCGCGTTGACAAGGAACCTGACGACGCTCCCGAGTCGGTGAAAGCAGCCAGCTTCAAGCGGTTCATGAAGCAGGTGGCGGACTCCGGCCTGCCCGTCAAGACGGTTCCGGAGGTCATGCGCAGCCAGGCGCCCGCCCCCGCCCCGGGCTGA
- a CDS encoding UDP-glucose dehydrogenase family protein, with translation MNITVIGCGYLGAVHACAMAELGHRVVGVDVDQDKVDALGEGRAPFHEPGFTEILRRRIESGGLMFTTDFSAISGAQAHFIAVGTPEGPDGAADLTYVDAAVEAMKPYLGVCLDGDEVVVGKSTVPVGTAARLAPTIAASGAVLVWNPEFLREGFAVEDTLGPDRMVYGLPEDPADAERATAVLDELYAPIIESGTPRLVMDYATAELVKISANAFLATKISFINAMASVCDAAGGDVTALARSIGMDARIGGRFLRAGIGFGGGCLPKDIRAFRARADELGVGEALNFLAEVDQINEDARHQTLDKARSMLGGSVNRARVAVLGTTFKPDSDDMRCSPGLAIAAELADEGARVVVTDPAAAPILAHDDDLPYDVAADLEEALTSADLVLLATEWDQYTSCDPAWAAALVDRRNVVDGRNALDPKAWRSAGFAYAAVGSR, from the coding sequence ATGAACATCACTGTCATCGGTTGCGGCTACCTCGGAGCCGTCCACGCCTGCGCCATGGCCGAGCTGGGGCACCGCGTCGTCGGCGTCGACGTCGACCAGGACAAGGTCGACGCCCTCGGCGAAGGGCGGGCCCCCTTCCATGAACCGGGATTCACCGAGATCCTGCGACGACGGATCGAGTCCGGCGGACTGATGTTCACGACCGACTTCTCGGCGATATCCGGGGCGCAGGCCCACTTCATCGCCGTTGGCACGCCGGAGGGCCCCGATGGGGCCGCGGACCTGACCTACGTTGACGCCGCCGTTGAGGCGATGAAGCCGTACCTGGGGGTGTGCCTCGACGGCGACGAGGTCGTCGTGGGCAAGTCGACCGTTCCGGTGGGCACGGCCGCGCGACTGGCCCCGACCATCGCCGCATCAGGAGCCGTCCTGGTCTGGAACCCCGAGTTCCTGCGCGAGGGGTTCGCCGTCGAGGACACCCTGGGTCCTGACCGCATGGTCTACGGCCTGCCGGAGGACCCCGCCGACGCCGAGCGCGCCACGGCCGTCCTGGACGAGCTCTACGCGCCCATCATCGAGTCGGGAACGCCCCGCCTCGTCATGGACTACGCCACCGCCGAGCTGGTCAAGATCAGCGCCAACGCCTTCCTGGCCACGAAGATCTCCTTCATCAACGCCATGGCGAGCGTGTGCGACGCCGCCGGCGGGGACGTCACCGCGCTGGCCCGGAGCATCGGGATGGACGCCCGGATCGGCGGTCGTTTTCTGCGGGCGGGGATCGGCTTCGGCGGCGGCTGCCTGCCCAAGGACATCCGTGCCTTCCGGGCCCGGGCCGACGAGCTCGGCGTCGGCGAGGCGCTGAACTTCCTCGCCGAGGTGGACCAGATCAACGAGGACGCCCGTCACCAGACCCTGGACAAGGCCAGGAGCATGCTCGGCGGGTCGGTGAACCGGGCGCGCGTGGCGGTGCTGGGGACGACCTTCAAGCCCGACAGTGATGACATGCGGTGCTCGCCCGGGCTGGCCATCGCCGCCGAGCTGGCCGACGAGGGCGCCCGAGTGGTCGTGACCGACCCCGCTGCCGCGCCGATCCTGGCCCATGACGACGATCTGCCCTACGACGTCGCAGCCGATCTCGAGGAGGCGCTGACCTCGGCTGACCTGGTCCTCCTGGCCACCGAGTGGGACCAGTACACCAGCTGTGACCCCGCCTGGGCGGCTGCTCTGGTCGACCGGCGCAACGTCGTCGACGGGCGTAACGCCCTGGATCCCAAGGCCTGGCGGAGCGCGGGTTTCGCCTACGCGGCTGTCGGCTCCCGGTAG